The Desulfobotulus mexicanus genome has a segment encoding these proteins:
- a CDS encoding SlyX family protein, producing MKTEDIIALETRLAYQEKLLQELSDVVFGQQKEIDRLQYLYKMLDRRLQSLADNTNEGILNEKPPHY from the coding sequence ATGAAAACAGAAGATATCATCGCACTGGAAACCCGCCTGGCTTATCAGGAAAAACTGCTTCAGGAGCTCAGCGACGTGGTCTTTGGGCAGCAAAAAGAAATTGACCGTCTTCAGTATCTTTACAAAATGCTGGACCGTCGTTTACAATCTCTGGCAGACAATACCAATGAGGGTATACTCAATGAAAAACCACCCCATTATTAA
- the pgsA gene encoding CDP-diacylglycerol--glycerol-3-phosphate 3-phosphatidyltransferase yields the protein MILEDKPWLARLLHPNALTLYRVASVPLLVVLMLSPSRWAAFFAALVFSLAAITDFLDGFMARRMGLISQFGKIMDPLADKLLISSAFIMLVSLGRVEGWIVCLIIGRELAITGLRSILASSGADVAATTVAKWKTGFQIGAVIPLLLHYPYFGLNFHVAGTWVLWVALVLTVWSGVDYVVRARRLIF from the coding sequence ATGATACTGGAAGATAAACCCTGGCTGGCACGCCTGCTCCATCCCAACGCACTGACCCTTTACAGGGTAGCATCTGTTCCTCTTCTTGTGGTTCTCATGCTTAGTCCCAGCCGCTGGGCTGCTTTTTTTGCAGCACTGGTTTTTTCCCTTGCAGCCATTACTGATTTTCTCGATGGTTTTATGGCCCGCCGTATGGGACTGATTTCCCAGTTTGGTAAGATAATGGACCCCCTTGCCGATAAACTTCTTATATCCAGCGCTTTTATCATGCTGGTGAGCCTGGGGCGTGTGGAAGGCTGGATTGTCTGCCTGATTATAGGCAGGGAGCTTGCCATTACAGGGCTTCGGAGTATTCTTGCCTCCAGTGGTGCGGATGTGGCTGCCACAACGGTGGCCAAATGGAAAACTGGTTTTCAGATAGGTGCAGTGATCCCGCTTCTTCTCCATTACCCTTATTTCGGGTTGAATTTCCATGTGGCAGGAACCTGGGTTCTGTGGGTGGCTTTGGTGCTGACCGTATGGTCCGGCGTTGATTATGTGGTCCGTGCCCGGAGGCTTATTTTTTGA
- a CDS encoding DUF503 domain-containing protein, translated as MKNQRLPKGKGMVCAVGVLVFRIHGCRSLKEKRGAIRPVMSKLKNHFNAAIAEVASQDIYQRAEIGFSLVGNETGHVNAMADNLMRMADSFAGVELVDSDFEIFHYSEF; from the coding sequence GTGAAGAATCAAAGGCTGCCAAAGGGCAAGGGCATGGTCTGTGCTGTGGGAGTACTGGTTTTCCGTATTCATGGATGCCGTTCCCTCAAGGAAAAGCGGGGAGCTATCCGCCCTGTTATGTCAAAACTTAAAAATCATTTTAATGCGGCCATTGCCGAAGTTGCCTCCCAGGATATCTACCAGCGTGCAGAGATCGGTTTTTCTCTGGTGGGTAACGAGACAGGCCATGTGAATGCCATGGCGGATAATCTTATGCGCATGGCGGATTCATTTGCTGGTGTGGAACTTGTGGATTCGGATTTTGAAATTTTCCACTACAGTGAATTCTGA
- a CDS encoding PAS domain S-box protein, with amino-acid sequence MAWLRKNVKVWGVPAAAFLLMVLVAVVLVLRLGEHMKEAFREDILLMAGISLGLFFIMIAYFVWQSIWMRGELKARRNAEIALSRKSRIDEIFARYSRSLILSENMMEATLYVLEAAHELTGSRVGYAGYIDPLTGHLVCPVGSGQLNNHRVLHAEPLELENFSGVWGEVLRHGHPVYASVDGGRNLSIPTRDGQMSVSYLLSVPAMAGDQLVGQITLGDGSHPYTDTDLRVMEKLADLFSLAIRKMLAMDALKESESRFRVAFKTIPDALVMTRFSDHMLVDVNDGFVKMSGFKAEEVRGRTTEDLRLWVDPEERDSFFERMRSEGMVEDFEARFRIKDGRTIHALMSASRTLLHGCPHILSVIRGVDHIREAENQLRKERSFLSKVVETSPSGIIAANADGRIVFANQKVAEILGMEVSSIMKRTLFDEVWEVTDHDLKPLSVEKTIFYLARESRKPLSNICHAVKGGHGRRVYLSVNAASLWLEDGSLDMVVVGLDNISEQVKGERSLLETRGRLHSLLASLPVILWAIDGEGRITFFEGKGTQSVVMPEGGLVGVQARERYAGVPLMLRSIEKVLGGESVSITVQIRGRYFELSGVPLWDASGNVTGASGVASDVTERIRAEVDRIRLSAAIEQVAESIVVTDRQASILYVNPAFERITGWHKDEVLGKTPAILSSGYHGKSFYEEMWQTLLSGKVWQGYITNRKKDGSCYDEEVSISPILDNTGSVINFVAVKRDVSLERSLERQLRQAQKMEAIGTLAGGIAHDFNNILFPIIGFTELALESLPQNRIEKKYLRSILTAAHRARELVWQILTFSRRNDEKEHSNVYVQSVVKEALKLLRASIPSTIEIRHDIESGDARVFADPTQIHQVVMNLCTNAYHAMEAGGILTVELHTLNLTEDRPADLHPGIRAGAWQLLSVQDTGSGIDSATMERIFDPYFTTKEQGKGTGLGLATVHGIVTGCGGYIQVRSTPGKGTVFLVYLPVGTRDEGVRFTDDHEAVIGGKGHVLLVDDETLIVEMLQDTLTGLGYEVTGCWSSIEALDIFRRMPENYDLLITDQTMPGMTGTVLAAEIQKIRKGLPVILCSGFSEALDREVLRKSGIVDCVMKPVIRKDIAKAVHMALSGI; translated from the coding sequence ATGGCATGGCTGAGAAAGAATGTAAAAGTCTGGGGCGTTCCGGCTGCGGCTTTTTTATTGATGGTTCTGGTCGCAGTGGTTTTGGTTTTACGTCTGGGTGAACATATGAAAGAGGCATTCAGGGAAGATATCTTGCTTATGGCGGGGATATCCCTTGGCCTCTTTTTTATTATGATTGCTTATTTTGTCTGGCAGTCCATATGGATGAGGGGTGAACTGAAAGCCCGCAGAAATGCCGAGATTGCTCTGTCAAGAAAATCCCGCATCGATGAAATTTTTGCACGCTATTCAAGGTCTCTGATTTTATCGGAAAATATGATGGAAGCCACGTTGTATGTACTGGAAGCTGCCCATGAACTTACGGGCAGCCGTGTAGGCTATGCTGGCTATATTGATCCCCTTACGGGTCATCTGGTTTGTCCGGTGGGTTCCGGTCAGCTGAATAACCACAGGGTATTGCATGCGGAACCCCTGGAGCTGGAGAATTTTTCAGGTGTCTGGGGGGAGGTTCTGCGTCATGGGCATCCTGTTTATGCCAGTGTGGATGGTGGCAGAAACCTTTCCATTCCTACCCGTGACGGGCAGATGTCCGTCAGCTATCTTCTTTCAGTACCTGCCATGGCAGGGGATCAGCTGGTGGGACAAATCACCCTGGGAGACGGCTCTCATCCCTACACGGATACGGATCTGCGGGTTATGGAAAAACTGGCGGATCTTTTTTCCCTGGCCATCCGCAAGATGCTGGCCATGGATGCTTTAAAAGAAAGTGAAAGTCGTTTCCGTGTCGCCTTTAAAACCATACCCGATGCCCTTGTAATGACACGTTTTTCGGATCATATGCTGGTGGACGTGAATGATGGTTTTGTCAAGATGAGCGGGTTTAAAGCCGAGGAAGTGCGGGGAAGAACCACGGAGGATTTGCGTTTGTGGGTTGATCCTGAGGAACGGGATAGCTTTTTTGAGCGCATGCGCAGCGAAGGAATGGTGGAGGATTTCGAAGCCCGTTTCCGGATAAAGGACGGCAGAACAATTCATGCACTGATGTCGGCTTCCAGAACTCTGCTCCATGGATGCCCCCATATTCTTTCCGTTATCAGAGGCGTGGATCATATCCGTGAAGCGGAAAATCAGTTGCGCAAGGAACGTTCTTTTCTGTCCAAGGTGGTGGAAACCAGTCCTTCCGGCATTATTGCAGCCAATGCTGATGGTCGCATTGTTTTTGCAAACCAGAAGGTTGCAGAGATTCTTGGAATGGAAGTTTCTTCCATTATGAAGCGGACGCTTTTTGACGAGGTCTGGGAAGTAACTGATCATGACTTAAAGCCCTTGTCCGTTGAAAAAACCATCTTTTATCTGGCCAGAGAAAGCCGGAAGCCCCTTTCCAATATCTGTCATGCAGTAAAGGGTGGCCATGGCAGGCGTGTATATCTGTCGGTTAATGCTGCATCCCTCTGGCTGGAGGATGGCTCTCTGGACATGGTTGTTGTGGGTCTTGACAATATTTCAGAACAGGTGAAAGGAGAGCGTTCTCTTCTGGAAACAAGGGGACGCCTGCACAGCCTTCTTGCCAGTCTTCCCGTGATATTATGGGCCATAGATGGTGAAGGACGAATAACCTTTTTTGAAGGCAAGGGAACTCAGTCTGTTGTTATGCCCGAGGGAGGGCTGGTGGGCGTACAGGCAAGGGAGCGATATGCCGGAGTTCCCCTGATGCTCAGGAGTATTGAAAAAGTGCTGGGCGGTGAAAGTGTTTCCATCACTGTACAGATCCGGGGAAGGTATTTTGAGCTGTCAGGCGTTCCTCTCTGGGATGCTTCAGGCAATGTTACGGGCGCTTCGGGTGTGGCTTCGGATGTGACAGAACGTATCCGGGCCGAGGTGGACCGTATCCGTCTTTCAGCAGCCATAGAGCAGGTGGCGGAAAGTATTGTTGTAACGGACAGGCAGGCCAGCATCCTCTATGTTAATCCGGCCTTTGAAAGAATTACAGGCTGGCACAAAGATGAGGTACTGGGAAAAACTCCTGCCATTCTGAGCAGTGGGTATCATGGGAAAAGTTTTTATGAGGAAATGTGGCAGACCCTTCTTTCGGGAAAGGTCTGGCAGGGTTATATAACCAATCGCAAAAAGGACGGGTCCTGTTACGATGAAGAGGTGAGTATTTCACCCATTCTGGACAATACGGGCAGTGTTATTAATTTTGTAGCCGTAAAGCGGGATGTGAGTCTGGAGAGAAGCCTTGAAAGGCAGCTCCGGCAGGCCCAGAAAATGGAAGCCATTGGTACTCTTGCCGGTGGTATTGCCCACGATTTTAACAATATTCTCTTTCCCATTATCGGATTTACTGAACTGGCTCTGGAGAGTCTTCCCCAGAACCGTATAGAAAAAAAATATTTGAGAAGTATTCTGACAGCCGCCCACAGGGCAAGGGAACTTGTCTGGCAGATTCTTACCTTCAGCCGCAGAAACGATGAAAAGGAACACAGCAATGTTTATGTTCAATCTGTTGTGAAAGAAGCCTTGAAGCTTCTGCGGGCTTCCATTCCATCCACCATTGAAATCCGCCATGACATTGAAAGTGGTGATGCCAGAGTTTTTGCGGACCCTACCCAGATTCATCAGGTTGTCATGAATCTTTGTACCAACGCCTATCATGCCATGGAAGCCGGAGGCATTCTGACGGTGGAACTGCATACCCTGAATCTTACAGAAGACAGGCCGGCCGACCTGCATCCGGGTATCAGGGCGGGCGCCTGGCAGCTGCTTTCCGTTCAGGATACGGGATCTGGTATTGATTCAGCCACTATGGAGAGAATTTTTGATCCCTATTTCACCACTAAAGAACAGGGTAAGGGAACAGGGCTGGGGCTGGCAACGGTTCATGGTATTGTAACTGGATGTGGTGGCTATATTCAGGTCCGTAGTACACCGGGAAAGGGTACTGTTTTTCTTGTGTATCTGCCTGTTGGCACAAGGGATGAAGGTGTACGTTTCACAGATGATCATGAAGCTGTGATTGGTGGCAAGGGGCATGTGCTGCTGGTGGATGATGAGACTCTGATTGTGGAGATGCTTCAGGATACCCTGACAGGTCTGGGTTATGAGGTCACAGGATGCTGGTCCAGCATAGAAGCTCTGGATATATTCAGGCGTATGCCTGAAAATTACGACCTTCTGATTACGGATCAGACCATGCCGGGAATGACTGGTACGGTTCTGGCTGCTGAAATACAGAAAATAAGAAAAGGTCTTCCCGTGATTCTCTGCTCGGGTTTCAGTGAAGCCCTTGATAGGGAAGTTCTCCGTAAAAGCGGCATTGTGGATTGCGTAATGAAGCCCGTTATACGCAAAGACATTGCAAAGGCCGTTCACATGGCTTTGTCTGGAATCTGA
- a CDS encoding acyl-CoA dehydrogenase, producing the protein MAQLIADRRDVDFVLHEQFEVAELAKNELFSDFNRKTVDLIVTEARNLAIKEILPLQKISDSPGCVFDAGEVKVPEAYHKVYKTYCDGQWLAMSDSQEWGGQGMPTSVGLAANEYFYGACNSFMLFNMLTHGAARMIESYGTKEQKDQVLKNMYSGKWAGTMLLTEPEAGSDVGALTSVAKRNPDGTYSITGSKIFISGGEQDMVENIIHPTLARIEGAPAGTRGISLFLVPKYRINPDGSPGEFNDVVCTGIEHKMGLHGNATCSLTLGGKGECIGTLIGEENKGMAHMFQMMNEARQMVGLQGFANATASYMYALDYARQRIQTKHMTDPPEAGPAAIIRHPDVRRQLMIMKSMVDGMRSLIYFNGMVQDRHKLTDSPEEKERLRNLEEVLTPIIKGYITDKAFEVCSHGVQVYGGYGYIEEYPVAQLLRDCRIFQIYEGTNGIQSIDLIGRKMGMKKGAAFMAFLEEIRKTIELAKGVEATKALAENLEKLFNTYTETAAILGKAAGSDKVLDAFAFSHPFLESTGDLCMAWMLLWRAAIAAPKIGQKKKDDAFYNGQVTTARFFINTQLPITAGRLTAIQVMDGAAVDMEDAGFGG; encoded by the coding sequence ATGGCCCAACTGATTGCCGACCGCCGCGATGTAGATTTTGTTCTTCATGAGCAGTTTGAAGTAGCAGAGCTTGCAAAAAACGAACTTTTTTCTGACTTTAACCGCAAAACCGTTGACCTCATTGTCACGGAAGCCAGAAACCTTGCCATCAAAGAAATCCTTCCCCTGCAAAAAATCAGCGACAGCCCCGGCTGTGTATTCGATGCAGGCGAGGTGAAAGTTCCCGAAGCCTACCATAAAGTCTACAAAACCTATTGCGATGGTCAGTGGCTGGCCATGAGTGATTCCCAGGAATGGGGGGGACAGGGAATGCCCACCTCCGTGGGCCTTGCAGCCAATGAGTATTTTTATGGTGCCTGCAACTCCTTTATGCTTTTCAACATGCTTACCCACGGTGCAGCCCGCATGATCGAAAGCTACGGCACAAAGGAGCAGAAGGATCAGGTTCTTAAAAACATGTATTCGGGCAAATGGGCAGGCACAATGCTTCTTACGGAACCCGAAGCCGGTTCCGACGTAGGCGCTCTTACCTCAGTAGCCAAACGCAATCCCGATGGCACTTATTCCATCACCGGCTCCAAAATCTTCATCTCCGGTGGAGAGCAGGACATGGTGGAAAATATCATTCATCCTACTCTGGCCCGCATAGAAGGCGCTCCCGCAGGCACCCGCGGTATCTCCCTTTTCCTTGTACCCAAATACCGTATAAACCCTGATGGCAGTCCGGGCGAATTCAACGACGTGGTATGCACCGGTATTGAACATAAAATGGGTCTGCACGGCAACGCCACCTGCTCCCTCACCCTGGGCGGCAAAGGCGAGTGCATCGGCACCCTCATCGGTGAAGAGAACAAGGGTATGGCCCACATGTTCCAGATGATGAACGAAGCCCGTCAGATGGTAGGCCTTCAGGGCTTTGCCAATGCCACGGCCTCCTATATGTATGCCCTGGATTATGCCCGTCAGCGCATACAGACCAAGCACATGACAGATCCTCCGGAAGCAGGCCCCGCCGCCATTATCCGCCACCCGGATGTACGCCGTCAGCTTATGATCATGAAAAGCATGGTAGATGGTATGCGCAGCCTGATCTATTTCAACGGCATGGTACAGGACAGGCATAAGCTCACCGACAGCCCCGAGGAAAAGGAGCGTCTCCGCAACCTTGAGGAAGTTCTCACCCCCATTATAAAAGGTTATATCACGGACAAGGCCTTTGAGGTCTGCTCCCACGGCGTACAGGTATATGGCGGCTATGGTTATATCGAAGAGTACCCTGTAGCCCAGCTTCTCCGGGACTGCCGCATATTCCAGATTTACGAAGGAACCAACGGCATCCAGTCCATAGACCTCATTGGTCGTAAAATGGGCATGAAAAAGGGCGCTGCATTTATGGCCTTCCTTGAAGAGATCCGTAAAACCATAGAACTTGCAAAGGGTGTTGAGGCCACAAAAGCACTGGCTGAAAACCTTGAAAAACTTTTCAATACCTATACAGAAACCGCTGCCATTCTGGGCAAAGCCGCAGGCAGTGACAAGGTACTGGATGCATTTGCCTTCAGTCACCCCTTCCTGGAGTCTACTGGAGATCTCTGCATGGCATGGATGCTCCTGTGGAGAGCTGCCATCGCTGCCCCTAAAATCGGACAGAAGAAAAAAGATGATGCCTTCTACAACGGACAGGTAACTACGGCCCGTTTCTTCATTAACACACAACTGCCCATCACCGCCGGCAGGCTCACCGCCATTCAGGTCATGGACGGCGCTGCCGTTGACATGGAAGATGCAGGATTCGGCGGCTAA
- a CDS encoding acetyl-CoA hydrolase/transferase family protein, translating into MSSYLVSYNKKMRSPEQAVAEIRSGDWVDYGNFACAPLTLDAALAARVHELEDVKVRAMTFPGLAAVAKADPSATRIIYNNWHFSGGDRKLHDAGNCFYIPFLFHEGPGHYDVIDSDAFLVAVAPMDERGYFNFGTSNSIQMAVARKAKKVIVEVNRNIPQCYGGFNEGIHIDDVDLIVESDHKPLFQLPSSTPSEIDTRIARLIMEEIQDGSCIQLGIGGMPNAVGKMIAESDLKDLGVHTEMLADSFVDMFEAGRITCKYTRYCPGKMAYTFALGSQKLYDFLDKNPFCASYSVDFVNKPSNISMNENMVAINNAVEVDLFGQISSESSGPRHISGTGGQFDYTFGAYHAPGGKSFICLSSTTKGKDGELISRIRPTFTPGSIITVPRTVTHWVVTEYGKVNLKGKSTWERAEALISIAHPDFRDELVEEAQKMGIWRAGDRKHKIQSQGLLLKTA; encoded by the coding sequence ATGAGCTCTTATCTGGTATCTTATAATAAAAAAATGCGCAGCCCCGAGCAGGCAGTAGCTGAAATCCGTTCCGGAGACTGGGTGGATTACGGTAATTTTGCCTGCGCTCCCCTGACACTGGATGCTGCCCTTGCAGCCCGGGTCCATGAACTGGAAGATGTTAAAGTCAGAGCCATGACTTTCCCGGGCCTTGCAGCCGTTGCCAAAGCAGACCCGTCAGCTACCCGTATTATTTATAATAACTGGCATTTTTCCGGAGGAGACAGAAAGCTCCACGATGCGGGCAATTGTTTTTATATACCCTTCCTTTTCCATGAAGGACCGGGACACTATGATGTCATTGATTCAGATGCCTTTCTTGTAGCCGTAGCACCCATGGATGAAAGGGGATATTTCAATTTCGGCACATCCAATTCCATACAGATGGCCGTTGCCAGAAAAGCAAAAAAAGTGATTGTGGAAGTAAACCGCAATATTCCCCAATGCTATGGCGGATTCAATGAGGGTATCCACATTGATGACGTAGATCTGATTGTGGAATCCGACCACAAACCCCTTTTCCAGCTCCCCTCCTCCACGCCTTCGGAAATTGATACCCGCATTGCAAGACTCATCATGGAAGAAATTCAGGATGGCTCCTGTATTCAGCTGGGTATAGGGGGTATGCCCAATGCTGTGGGTAAAATGATAGCAGAGTCTGATCTCAAGGATCTTGGAGTTCATACGGAAATGCTGGCAGACTCCTTTGTGGATATGTTTGAGGCCGGTCGCATCACCTGCAAATACACCAGATACTGCCCCGGCAAAATGGCCTATACCTTTGCCCTTGGCTCCCAGAAACTCTATGATTTTCTTGACAAAAACCCATTCTGTGCCAGCTATTCCGTGGATTTTGTCAACAAACCCTCAAATATTTCCATGAATGAAAACATGGTTGCCATCAACAATGCCGTGGAGGTGGATCTATTCGGGCAGATTTCCAGTGAGTCTTCAGGCCCCCGTCATATATCCGGTACCGGTGGTCAGTTTGACTATACCTTCGGTGCCTACCATGCCCCTGGCGGTAAAAGTTTTATCTGCCTTTCCTCCACCACAAAAGGAAAGGACGGAGAGCTGATTTCCCGCATCCGCCCCACCTTCACACCAGGTTCCATTATCACGGTTCCCCGTACTGTAACCCATTGGGTGGTCACGGAATACGGCAAGGTCAACCTGAAAGGTAAATCCACATGGGAGAGGGCAGAAGCACTTATTTCCATAGCACATCCGGATTTTCGTGACGAACTGGTAGAAGAAGCCCAAAAAATGGGAATATGGCGTGCTGGAGACCGAAAACATAAAATTCAAAGTCAGGGGCTTTTGCTCAAAACTGCCTAA
- a CDS encoding DUF933 domain-containing protein, whose amino-acid sequence MKVGIIGLPQSGKKTLFTILTGTQIPEGTQLSKPIPGTADILDPRFDKLVAMYEPKKEQPARIDFVLLPKMEKETISKGSIFQDIADMDAICLVIRAFEDESIFHVDGHVDAVRDTEMVCSELLIHDQIFVEKRLERLELSLKKIKDEDQKKEFALLQRMQAHLEEEKPLRLFDISDEEEALIRSYPLITRKQMLVVLNTGEDAIADGKIPATIEERSQRDHMAVLQICAGMESEIALLEDAGEKAAFLEDLGIAEPALGLLTRTALEALGRISFFTVGKDEVRQWLVRRDAPAPKAAGVIHSDLERGFIRAEVIKYDELMALGSEAEIKKAGKLSVNGKDYRVEDGDILNIRFKV is encoded by the coding sequence ATGAAGGTCGGCATTATCGGTCTGCCCCAGAGCGGCAAAAAAACCCTGTTTACCATACTCACTGGAACACAGATTCCTGAAGGCACCCAGCTTAGCAAGCCCATACCCGGAACAGCGGATATTCTGGATCCCCGCTTTGATAAACTGGTGGCCATGTATGAACCCAAAAAAGAGCAGCCTGCACGCATAGACTTTGTTCTTTTGCCAAAAATGGAAAAGGAAACCATTTCCAAAGGCAGTATTTTTCAGGATATTGCGGATATGGATGCCATCTGCCTTGTGATACGTGCCTTTGAGGATGAATCCATTTTCCATGTGGATGGCCATGTGGATGCTGTTCGGGATACGGAAATGGTCTGTTCGGAACTTCTCATTCACGATCAGATTTTTGTGGAAAAGCGACTGGAACGTCTGGAGCTCAGTCTCAAAAAAATTAAGGATGAGGATCAGAAAAAGGAATTTGCCCTGCTCCAGCGCATGCAGGCCCACCTTGAAGAAGAAAAACCCTTACGCCTTTTTGACATCAGTGATGAGGAAGAAGCCCTGATCCGCAGCTATCCCCTGATTACCCGCAAGCAGATGCTGGTGGTTCTCAATACCGGTGAAGATGCCATAGCAGACGGCAAAATCCCCGCCACCATAGAGGAGCGAAGCCAGAGGGATCATATGGCTGTCCTTCAGATATGCGCAGGCATGGAGTCAGAAATCGCCCTTCTGGAAGATGCAGGAGAAAAAGCAGCTTTTCTTGAGGATCTGGGCATAGCAGAGCCAGCCCTTGGTCTTTTAACCCGCACTGCCCTTGAAGCCCTCGGGCGTATCAGCTTTTTCACCGTGGGCAAAGATGAGGTGCGCCAATGGCTGGTACGCAGGGATGCACCTGCACCCAAAGCCGCCGGAGTCATCCATTCTGACCTGGAGCGTGGTTTTATCCGTGCGGAAGTTATCAAATACGATGAACTCATGGCTCTGGGCAGTGAGGCGGAAATTAAAAAAGCGGGGAAACTCTCTGTCAACGGCAAAGATTACAGGGTAGAAGACGGAGATATTCTTAATATCCGTTTCAAAGTCTAA
- the queF gene encoding NADPH-dependent 7-cyano-7-deazaguanine reductase QueF (Catalyzes the NADPH-dependent reduction of 7-cyano-7-deazaguanine (preQ0) to 7-aminomethyl-7-deazaguanine (preQ1) in queuosine biosynthesis) produces MEDKYISALPLGRTVEFSRQYDPSQLCPVPRSLARQTLGISTEKGLPFYGEDIWNCWELSWLDENGKPLLAVAEIRIPADSPFLVESKSLKLYLNSFNMTHISGIEELKASLIRDISGIVQAKIGLRLYMPEDFSYLRPKEPEGLCIDSLSFDAEKPVLPETKNSKVIVSEKLFSRLLRSHCPVTGQPDWATVHITYTGQSICHESLLRYVVSLREHTGFHESCAETIFCCILERCRPENLMVSARFTRRGGIDINPFRSTHSCTMPNERDFRQ; encoded by the coding sequence ATGGAAGATAAATATATCTCTGCCCTGCCCCTGGGCCGGACCGTGGAGTTCAGCCGCCAGTATGACCCCTCCCAGCTTTGCCCCGTACCACGAAGTCTTGCACGTCAGACACTGGGTATTTCTACTGAAAAGGGCCTGCCCTTTTATGGGGAAGACATCTGGAACTGCTGGGAGCTTTCATGGCTGGATGAAAACGGAAAGCCCCTGCTGGCTGTGGCGGAAATCCGTATTCCTGCAGACAGCCCTTTTCTTGTGGAATCCAAATCTTTAAAGCTCTACCTCAACAGCTTCAATATGACCCACATATCCGGTATCGAAGAGCTGAAAGCAAGCTTAATCCGTGATATCAGTGGCATCGTGCAGGCAAAAATTGGCCTTAGGCTCTACATGCCGGAAGATTTCTCATATCTCAGGCCGAAAGAACCGGAAGGGCTGTGCATAGACTCTCTGTCTTTTGATGCGGAAAAACCGGTACTTCCGGAAACAAAAAACAGTAAGGTTATTGTCTCAGAAAAACTATTTTCCAGGCTTCTGCGAAGCCACTGCCCTGTCACGGGTCAGCCGGACTGGGCAACGGTACACATTACCTATACGGGCCAGTCCATCTGCCATGAAAGTCTTCTGCGGTATGTTGTCAGCTTAAGGGAGCATACTGGTTTCCATGAATCCTGTGCAGAAACCATCTTCTGCTGCATCCTTGAAAGATGCAGACCGGAAAACCTCATGGTTTCAGCCAGATTTACCCGCAGGGGCGGTATTGACATCAATCCTTTCAGAAGCACCCATTCCTGCACCATGCCCAATGAAAGGGATTTCCGGCAGTAA
- the queC gene encoding 7-cyano-7-deazaguanine synthase QueC — protein sequence MSGCTDCVLVLSGGMDSTVLLYDLISRGKKTAALSFDYGSRHNHKELPLAASTCRKLGISHKIVSLGFMAELFSSALFHTGPPVPEGPYKSENMSQTIVPFRNPIMMSIAVGYAESIGASEVLLASHSGDHALYPDCRKEFNTAFDEAVRLGTDNKVRLSFPYADLDKKQIADLGRSLDVDFTRTWTCYKGGALHCGRCSACIERSHALRHEEGMDPTSYENPDK from the coding sequence ATGTCCGGCTGCACAGACTGTGTTCTTGTTCTTTCCGGTGGTATGGATTCCACCGTCCTTCTTTACGATTTGATTTCAAGGGGAAAAAAAACCGCTGCTTTAAGCTTTGATTACGGTTCCCGTCATAACCATAAAGAACTGCCTTTGGCAGCATCCACCTGTAGAAAACTGGGAATCTCTCACAAAATTGTATCTCTTGGTTTCATGGCTGAACTTTTTTCCTCTGCCCTCTTCCACACAGGCCCGCCTGTTCCTGAAGGCCCCTATAAAAGCGAAAACATGTCCCAGACCATTGTTCCCTTCCGCAATCCCATCATGATGAGCATTGCCGTTGGATATGCTGAATCCATTGGTGCTTCGGAAGTACTGCTGGCATCCCACAGCGGAGACCACGCCCTGTACCCTGACTGCCGCAAGGAATTCAATACGGCCTTTGATGAGGCCGTCCGTCTGGGCACCGATAACAAGGTGCGGCTCTCTTTTCCCTATGCGGATCTGGACAAAAAACAGATTGCGGATCTTGGCCGTTCACTGGATGTGGATTTTACCAGAACCTGGACCTGTTACAAGGGAGGAGCCCTTCACTGTGGCCGTTGCAGTGCCTGCATCGAACGCAGCCATGCCCTGAGGCATGAAGAAGGAATGGACCCCACCAGCTACGAAAATCCGGACAAATAA